The following DNA comes from Vigna radiata var. radiata cultivar VC1973A chromosome 4, Vradiata_ver6, whole genome shotgun sequence.
CAACCAGCTCCTAAATCCCTCAACGCAACTCCAACAGCCACGAACCCTACCACCTGACACTGTCAATGGGTGTGCTCAACCATCTTAGGACCAGAAAGGGAGATTATTCGCGACGGAGGAAAGAAAAATAGGGTTGGTTCTCTACtcgaagaaattgaaaaaagggCAGAGATAAGTGCTTAGGTTTGGGGGGAAGCTCTTTCGCAAAATGTATTTGGGCAGAATGGGATACTGAAAtcccaaattttttatttcatatagtCGAACAACTTACCAAAGGACAGAGGCTTTCGGTAAATAATATTTCCATTACTGACGATATAAATCCTTCAGTATTGTACTCTTTCAAAGGCTGCCGATAAATTCTTCAGAAAACATAACTTATCGAAAGACttaaagccttcggtaaaaaGCCGCCGGTAATTCGCGTCTGTAGTGTTTTTGTCATAGTATAAATGACTAGGTCTAGTTATCGAAATTGAGTAtaagtataattatattattgagaaaaaaagatgTGACACTATAGCaaagtatgaaaaaatatatgatgGATTTTAACAACTGGTGATTATTGCTTGCTTAGAATTGCCTTAAGACAGGTGTAAATGATAAGACATGAAAAAATGAAATCCAAGGAAAATTGGTAGTCTTAAGGGTTGTCATCATAGTCTTTAGGTCAGCCCTCTGCATATACTCATCCAATGCTTAAGGGTCATTGTGAGACTtacaattattaattacttcATGTCCACTCTAAAATTAAACTAGACCTACAACCATATGTCCACCTGACAAACCTCTATTTTCTCTATATAATCTTATCTAAGTTCATTTTTCCCAACCAACACAACACATGGATTCCCCttactttccttcttttctcagagttcttctctttggtttctgGGTTTTAGCATTGTTTCCTGAGTTTGTAGTCAGCATAACAAGGCACTACACATTCAATGTACAGTGACAAAACTCATCATGCAGCATCATGGAGTTTCTTtagttttcaaaagttgcaTTTGCATTCATTTGAACACTCCTAATCTTTCCacttgttttcttcttcatgtGTACAATAGGTGGAGTACCTGAATGTAACCAGACTGTGCCACACAAGGAACATTCTGAGTGTGAATGGTAAATTCCCAGGACCTCGCTTGGTGGCTAGGGAAGGTGATAGGGTTGTTGTTAAGGTGGTTAACCATGTCTCAAACAATGTCACCATTCATTGGTATGTGCTTTCTAGTTAAGGTGGTTAACCATGTTAGCACTCTCTCCTAGACATTACTGTATTCTTAGGCTATCTTTTataataactgtttttcaagtCATATAAGAGTTACTCATGCAAATTTGTTATCATGCAATTTTAGTACTGATCTTGGATTGTTGCAGGCATGGTATCCGTCAGTTAACAAGTGGGTGGGCTGATGGACCAGCATATGTGACACAATGTCCTATACAAACCAACCAGTCATACACATACAACTTCACCATAGTTGGGCAGAGAGGAACTCTGCTTTGGCATGCTCACATATCATGGCTGAGAGCAACCATTTATGGTCCCATCATCATCCTCCCCAAGCACAATGAATCTTATCCATTCCAGAAACCATACAAAGAAATCCCCATTCTTTTTGGTATAGTTTATTATTACCTACCACACATTATAGTAAGCTCATTAGTCTTGTCTGAGAACAGAAGAAAACAAGTCTTGACCaaggaataaaaataagtaGTCAAGAGTAATACGTTTAATCAAAGTAATATTGGCATTTCCTACGTAATGGTATGATCAAGATTAGctcctttttttatatttagagaTACTATCTCatacatatacacatatataacgttataagtatatttatatttacatatacaATTAATATGAAGTTTAGTGATATATATATGGTGGTAACTTTGTTTTGGGATTGCAGGGGAATGGTTTAATGTAGACCCAGAAGCTGTAATAAGTCAAGCCCTGCAGACAGGAGGGGGACCTAATGTTTCAGATGCATACACCATCAATGGACTTCCTGGGCCTTTGTATAATTGTTCCTCTAAAGGTACAAAACAAAGTCTTCTATAATGGCTTGGACCTTCAATATATCCTATGAAGGggtgtttttttaaaagataaatagagCTAGGAACTTTTGAACATTAACAGGGTGTTTAGAGACACAATAAGTATCCTAGTGGATTGttaaacttcatttttcaaTCATATTCATTGTTTCACTCTTACCACATGTAATGATTGAAGATTGGGTAAAAAAACTAGGAGAGAAAATTGACTACTTGTTCgagaaattttatttcaattttctattgtgtttaataacaaaataatctaatttatacaaaattgtataggaaataatgaaaaataataaaagttttttgtttttaatgttgAAAATTCTCTACATGAAATAGTGAAAAAgagttgtttttattatttcttatgcTTATCTttagaattagaaaaaaaaaatgaatatattttatagcttaaagtaaaaacaaacaatgaaaatgaaaaccattttttttgttcttaaagTAAAAAAGTACAAGTACATTTAGATAAATATGATAGGAGGGTCATTAATTATGGGAACCAAATGCTACTTATAAATATCATAATAGGTAGAGTAGACAAAGTTggtaacaataaaaaatcaataatcaacTGCACACAAGTGCCTTTTCATCTATGACAGAAAACTTAATGATATAATTCATGATTGATTTTTGAAGATACATACACACTAAAGGTGAAGCCAGGCAAGACATATCTGCTAAGGCTAATCAATGCTGCACTCAACGAAGAACTCTTCTTTAGCATAGCCAATCACACCCTAATTGTGGTTGAAGCAGATGCTAAATACACCAAACCATTTGAAACAGATACACTCCTCATAGCACCTGGACAAACCACAAACGTTCTTCTCAAAACCAAGCCATATTTTCCCAATGCCTCATACCAAATGGCTGCTAGACCTTATTTCACAGGCCGTGGCACCTTTGACAACTCTACAACCGCTGGTATCCTCATTTACAACCAACCTTTGCACCAATCTTCTCTCAAAAATCTCACCCTTCTCAAACCAACTTTGCCACCGATAAATGCCACAAACTTTGTGGCAAACTTCACAGGAAAATTCAGAAGCTTGGCCAATGCTAAATTCCCCGTCAACGTACCCCAGAAAGTGGACAGAAAATTTTTCTTCACTGTGGGGCTAGGGACCAATCCTTGCCCCAAAAACACAACATGTCAAGGGCCAAGCAACAGCACCAAGTTTGCAGCCTCAGTGAACAATATTTCCTTTGTACTTCCATCTTCTGTTTCCATCATGCAGGCCTACTATTCTGGACAGACTAATGGGGTTTTCAAGACTGATTTTCCTGCTACCCCTTTGAACCCTTTCAATTACACAGGAACACCTCCAAACAATACAATGGTCACCAATGACACAAAGTTGGTGGTGCTCAAGTTCAACACCAGTGTGGAGGTAGTGTTGCAGGATACTAATATTCTTGGGGCTGAGAGCCACCCCTTGCATCTTCATGGTTATGACTTCTTTATTGTGGGGCAAGGCTTTGGAAACTATGACCCTAACAATGACCCTGCAAAGTTTAATCTTGTTGACCCAGTTGAGAGGAACACAGCTGGTGTTCCTGCTGGTGGCTGGATTGCTATTCGGTTTAAAGCAGACAACCCAGGTATGTATTTTTCAATGCCAACATTCTTGTAGCGTGTTGTATCATATAGAACATATTCttgttataagaaaatataaaaatataacaagatATACTTTGCATACCTTTCTAAAAGTTAGAGAAGTTTCTATAAAAGTTGAAGGTATGCATGACATAATCCCTTTGTTAGAAAAAGTTTTATcagataaaatgaaattgtcatGCATGAGTTTGTAAACCTGTCTCTGTCTAATGTCATTGTTATCTATGTCACATTTGAGTTATGGTTGAAACAGGAGTGTGGTTCATGCACTGTCACCTGGACCTGCACACAAGTTGGGGATTGAGAATGGCATGGCTAGTATTGGATGGAGCTGGACCCAACCAGAAGCTTCAACCACCCCCTTCTGATCTTCCAAAATGTTGACTTTGACTGACCCTTTTGGGCTGGGTTCTTCCTCAGTTACTCTCGAATGTTTCTTGTTCCTTTGTTTTCAACAAATGTTTATTCTTTTGATGTGTAGAGGGAAAACAAATAAGTTGTGACTCGTCTAAGTGTGGGGTTAGTTTGTTCGGGTAAACGGTTTGGTTAGTCTTGATGTTGCTGTCATGTTTGGTTGGTTGGTTTGGAATGAGCAGTCACAGGGGTTTTGCCTCCTTACACAATGTTCAAAGCAATTGCtgataattgaaatttgattgaTTCCTCTCATGATATGGTCCTTCATCATCGTTTTGCTTCTATTCAAAGTCTAACTCTATATTTGTCTTCTTGTAAgaacaaagaatgaaaataaatttctcAGTCAATGCTATCGCCATCAAGAGAAATTTGGTTGTGTAATCTTGACTGGAATTTCACAATCACACTTTACCATAGACTAGATAAAAGTAAGAAACCGATATTCTCAGACCAGTTCATTGACAACAAATTCTACTTTATTTGTcggaagtatatatatatatataccatatAACATGGAAGTAACCAATTggtttcaatatatttaaaactcgTAGTCATATAATTGAATCCCATTACTACTTTAGAacatcaattataatattatatttaagctttgattaatataagaacataaaaatagatattgtcataaatataagagaatttaaatttataagaaaaaagagaatcTGATTCaaatatttcctttattttttatttttggcctgcaaaggaaattttatttttttgtgtgtatatgGTTCTTGGTAGccttattttcatacttgataTAATACATAGATACCTTTCATTTATAATGCTTCTTTGCTGTATGTCATCACAGGCTGATCTTCACTTGTTAATGCATTATCTTTGTTGCTATAGATAAATTGTTCAAGTATGCCCATTTGAAGACTAATTATAAAAGTAAGCTAGCTGCTCATAAGTTTTTCTCTGACAATGGTGGtcaaattacaaagaaaattgTCTTTGATAGGGATAAGTTTTTTACAAGTCAATTTTCACAACATCTTTTTAAGTTGAATAGCATGATTTTAAATATGAGTATTGCAAATTGTACAGTAGGAACCCTTGGATCAACGAACATACCGAACAGTCGCAGTTGAGAATGAGAATTAAAAAAGTTTGGGCCTAGCTAACGTGACCTTAACTACATAGAGTGTAGTAAGAGCACAGAGAGGTAAACGATCAAGCTCGACGAATTAAGGTTTCTCAATTAAGGCGGGATTAacgtaataaataatttaatctttttcaattatcttttaaaaaatttaatatttttaaaatatatttgattatattgaagatttaaaaatatttaattttttttcttaatttagaaaaaaacgataatttatattttttaatattttataatagaaacaaatgaaataattatttaaaagatactaaataaaatatttaaaaatatatttgttctaaattattttttatcataaatattttttaattattattgaaaaaaaaatagaagataaggtcaaatttttgtggtttattctttcttcttgactgagtcaaacatttttatttttttcatatatattttgtttattttctttgtacaatacttgattttatcttttatagttttgattatatgttattttgaatttatcaataaaactttaatcaatttatctttatagtttaatttacaTGCGTATGCTTTCaaacactttaaaatattaaaaaagtatttatacaattgaaaaattattttaatatatttttttatctcatatttaataaatttaattataaaaaattctaattaaaacgatattttaaaacacaaaagtcaattaaaaaactaaataaaaacataaatatatatttatctccTATCAAATTTCTCATCCACCCAATCAAgctttctaaaagaaaaaaatatcatagtAAAAGGGGATAATTGATTTCCTGAAAGAAAAATCCGAAATTATATATTGTGTTCCGAAAATAATTTCCGAAAGTGATAGTGTGCTGGAAGCAATCTGATGGAGTGCAGGAAGTAATAGCCTAGGTATAGTTTTGATCCTTCCTAGTGCTTCCTTCCTAGATTTGCCTTTCTTACCCATAAGAGTTTGGTGTGCTTTTTATCATCTACTTCAAGGTTTATCATCTATTATTTCTACAATATATTTAGGTTAAGCCTTTGGTGCTTTTGTCGTTCTCAACTTCATGTTGTGCAAATTAGTCAACACCAATCAGTGAGTTTTGAAGTTGTCATCTATAGAAGTAGGCAAATGAAACTGTACtaaaaattgtactaaactaaaaACTGATTTGTTTAACCGTTCAGACAAAGttaactgttttttgttttatcaaacttaaTTGTACTGTACTAAATTGTAcaaaactacaatataaactgaattactaactaaattgtaaattgtactaaactacaatataaattgaactgaactactaactgaattgtaaattgtactaaactataatataaattgaactaaattactaactaaattgtaagctgcactaattttaactactatactatttttattttttttagaggaaaaatactcttattagaaagaaaaaaaaaacacctgaatatataaattaattagtttatgtataagTTTGTTTGTAAAATCTcatctcattaatttttaaggtataaattacatgtagtt
Coding sequences within:
- the LOC106758236 gene encoding laccase-17, translated to MDSPYFPSFLRVLLFGFWVLALFPEFVVSITRHYTFNVEYLNVTRLCHTRNILSVNGKFPGPRLVAREGDRVVVKVVNHVSNNVTIHWHGIRQLTSGWADGPAYVTQCPIQTNQSYTYNFTIVGQRGTLLWHAHISWLRATIYGPIIILPKHNESYPFQKPYKEIPILFGEWFNVDPEAVISQALQTGGGPNVSDAYTINGLPGPLYNCSSKDTYTLKVKPGKTYLLRLINAALNEELFFSIANHTLIVVEADAKYTKPFETDTLLIAPGQTTNVLLKTKPYFPNASYQMAARPYFTGRGTFDNSTTAGILIYNQPLHQSSLKNLTLLKPTLPPINATNFVANFTGKFRSLANAKFPVNVPQKVDRKFFFTVGLGTNPCPKNTTCQGPSNSTKFAASVNNISFVLPSSVSIMQAYYSGQTNGVFKTDFPATPLNPFNYTGTPPNNTMVTNDTKLVVLKFNTSVEVVLQDTNILGAESHPLHLHGYDFFIVGQGFGNYDPNNDPAKFNLVDPVERNTAGVPAGGWIAIRFKADNPGVWFMHCHLDLHTSWGLRMAWLVLDGAGPNQKLQPPPSDLPKC